In Myxocyprinus asiaticus isolate MX2 ecotype Aquarium Trade chromosome 8, UBuf_Myxa_2, whole genome shotgun sequence, a single genomic region encodes these proteins:
- the LOC127444954 gene encoding uncharacterized protein LOC127444954: MSRQFLWIFIFLFGFMSGEDVKKAVGDVVTFGPDSIPSITNSILWKHRDTTGTVVKAIEWDRDDGFDVPNLKFKDITRLNESTGAITINNLRLDHTGLYTIEINSKEQEKKIQLTVMERVPKPKINKEQSGNPNVMYLTCKGSATVIWRNSTGELPLVSESLTVRKTGIGDNYYTCTFQNAVSRETSDPVYERDLFPESSNAVVLGIVIFIIIIIIILIVLPCLYLFLDCFHDPVQNCGKDVKCFGGVLTFLDRHRKTNGSSSCDQHPNAEGQTMVSTSNKPKSDDTEN; the protein is encoded by the exons ATGTCGCGACAATTCTTATGGATCTTCATCTTTCTCTTCGGATTTATGTCAG GTGAAGATGTGAAGAAAGCCGTGGGTGATGTTGTTACCTTTGGTCCAGACAGTATTCCTTCTATTACCAACAGCATTTTGTGGAAACACAGAGACACTACTGGAACTGTTGTTAAGGCGATTGAATGGGACAGAGATGATGGTTTTGATGTTccaaatttaaaatttaaagacATCACAAGACTCAATGAAAGTACTGGAGCAATCACTATAAATAATTTAAGACTTGACCATACTGGACTTTATACCATTGAGATCAACAGtaaagaacaagaaaaaaaaatccagctaACTGTTATGG AGCGTGTCCCcaaaccaaagataaacaaagagCAGTCAGGTAATCctaatgtcatgtatttaacatgTAAGGGCAGTGCGACAGTCATCTGGAGGAATTCTACTGGAGAGCTACCGCTGGTCTCAGAGTCCTTAACAGTTAGAAAAACTGGTATCGGAGACAACTACTACACTTGCACATTCCAGAACGCAGTAAGCAGGGAAACCAGTGATCCAGTCTATGAGAGAGATCTGTTTCCTG AATCAAGCAATGCAGTTGTCTTGGGGATTGTaattttcatcatcatcatcatcatcatccttatCGTGCTCCCTTGCCTTTACCTGTTCTTGGACTGCTTTCACG ATCCTGTTCAGAATTGCGGTAAAGATGTAAAATGTTTCGGAG GAGTGTTGACGTTTCTGGATAGACACAGAAAGACAA ATGGCTCTTCCTCTTGTGATCAACATCCTAATGCTGAAGGACAAACGATGGTATCAACGAGTAATA AGCCCAAATCAGATGACACTGAAAACTGA